In Helicobacter anatolicus, a single genomic region encodes these proteins:
- the purQ gene encoding phosphoribosylformylglycinamidine synthase subunit PurQ, whose protein sequence is MIAILQFLGTNCERDMQYAYQTLLKQEVAIIWHKEKSLPSNTKLVVIPGGFSYGDYLRSGAIARFAPIMQDVIRYANQGGLVLGICNGFQILTESKLLPGVLKRNINLSFISKQQNLIIANTDNKFLSAYNKNQKITLPIAHADGNYFADSKTLESLEENHQILLTYEDNPNGSLKNIAGICNKEKNVFGLMPHPERAVEKLIGGDQGLVMLKSLCD, encoded by the coding sequence ATGATTGCCATACTTCAATTTTTAGGAACTAATTGTGAAAGAGATATGCAATATGCATACCAGACACTTCTTAAACAAGAAGTCGCTATAATTTGGCATAAAGAAAAGTCTCTTCCTAGTAATACAAAACTTGTAGTAATCCCTGGTGGCTTTAGTTATGGCGACTACTTACGCAGTGGTGCTATTGCGCGTTTTGCACCAATTATGCAAGATGTTATCCGTTATGCCAATCAAGGCGGACTAGTTTTAGGAATTTGTAATGGGTTTCAAATTCTTACAGAATCCAAACTTCTTCCAGGAGTTTTAAAGCGCAATATTAATCTTTCTTTTATTTCCAAGCAACAAAATTTAATTATTGCAAATACAGACAATAAATTTCTATCTGCTTATAACAAAAATCAAAAAATTACTCTACCTATTGCACATGCAGATGGAAACTATTTTGCGGATTCTAAAACCTTAGAAAGCCTTGAAGAAAATCATCAAATTTTATTGACATACGAAGACAACCCTAATGGGTCTCTAAAAAATATTGCAGGAATTTGCAATAAAGAAAAAAATGTCTTTGGTCTTATGCCCCATCCTGAAAGGGCCGTAGAAAAACTTATTGGTGGTGATCAAGGACTTGTTATGCTAAAATCTCTTTGTGATTGA
- a CDS encoding ATP-dependent Clp protease ATP-binding subunit, translating to MNIFEKLTNQFKGILDSAAALAMHQKNQEIDLIHIAWALLNTPQSILNQVLEKMQIDARQIEPYVKTLAEKLPKTSNIVKENLSLSLSLQNALQKSEGLAIKNGDKFIAIDIFILANLEDFKGILGEKIDILELKKNLQNLRAGRKIEEENDDAKFEALEKFGIDLTQKAMDNLLDPVIGRDEEITRMMQILIRKTKNNPILLGEPGVGKTAIVEGLAQQIVKKEVPLSLQNKRVIVLDMSTLVAGAKYRGEFEERLKNIVDEVKKAGNIILFIDEIHTIVGAGASEGGMDAANILKPALARGELHTIGATTLKEYRKYFEKDAALTRRFQPINLNEPSINEALQILRGIKEKLEAHHNVSITDSALVSAVKLSHRYITDRFLPDKAIDLIDEGAAELKMQIESEPSALRNIKRVLQRLEVEKEALNMENKKSNLERLEEIQKEIADNIEKKNALQMQFDNEKAVFKEIAQIKNDIDSLKRESELAKRNGDYNKAAEIDYSKIPQKIQREEELKERWEVMQKNGTLLQNAVTEESIAEIVSRWTQIPVNKMLQEEKEKILHIEDELRKSVVGQDEALKAIARAIKRNKAGLSENNRPIGSFMFLGPTGVGKTQSAKTLAQFLFDSQKNLIRIDMSEYMEKHAASRLVGAPPGYVGYEEGGQLTEAVRRKPYSVVLFDEIEKAHPDVFNILLQVLDDGRLTDNKGVVVDFRNTIIILTSNIGSDKILEIADKQERQKAVEAILKQYFKPEFLNRLDDIVIFNSLNLEGIVEIVDIMFESIKQKVSERGIEISLTKEAKELIAQAGFDPIYGARPLKRALYEKIEDCLAELILDDKICEGSKVVFDGKDGIIMPSIQ from the coding sequence ATGAATATTTTTGAAAAATTAACAAATCAATTCAAGGGAATTTTAGATTCTGCTGCAGCATTAGCCATGCATCAAAAAAATCAAGAAATTGACTTGATACATATTGCTTGGGCATTGCTCAATACTCCACAATCTATTTTGAATCAGGTTTTAGAAAAAATGCAAATTGATGCTAGACAAATAGAACCTTATGTAAAAACCCTTGCAGAAAAATTGCCTAAAACTTCAAACATAGTAAAGGAAAATTTAAGTCTTAGTCTTTCTTTGCAAAATGCTTTACAAAAATCTGAGGGTTTAGCGATTAAAAATGGAGATAAATTTATTGCGATTGATATTTTTATTCTTGCAAATTTAGAAGATTTTAAGGGGATTTTGGGAGAAAAAATTGATATTTTAGAATTGAAAAAAAATCTTCAGAATCTGCGTGCTGGAAGGAAGATTGAAGAGGAAAATGATGATGCAAAATTTGAAGCATTAGAAAAATTTGGCATTGATTTGACGCAAAAAGCGATGGATAATTTGCTAGATCCTGTGATTGGGAGAGATGAGGAAATTACAAGGATGATGCAAATTCTTATTAGAAAAACTAAAAATAATCCTATTTTGCTTGGTGAGCCTGGAGTAGGTAAAACTGCAATTGTAGAAGGATTGGCACAACAGATTGTAAAAAAAGAAGTCCCACTTTCTTTACAAAATAAAAGAGTAATTGTGCTAGATATGAGTACTTTGGTGGCAGGAGCAAAATATCGAGGGGAGTTTGAAGAGAGGTTAAAAAACATTGTTGATGAAGTAAAAAAAGCAGGAAATATTATTTTATTTATTGATGAGATACATACTATTGTAGGCGCTGGTGCAAGCGAAGGAGGAATGGATGCGGCAAATATTTTAAAACCCGCTTTGGCAAGAGGGGAATTGCATACTATTGGTGCGACTACTTTAAAAGAATATAGAAAATATTTTGAAAAAGATGCAGCATTAACAAGGAGATTCCAGCCGATAAATTTAAATGAACCTAGTATTAATGAAGCATTACAGATACTAAGAGGAATTAAAGAAAAATTAGAAGCACATCATAATGTAAGCATTACAGATTCTGCTTTGGTGAGTGCAGTAAAGCTTTCTCATCGCTATATTACAGATAGATTTTTGCCTGATAAAGCAATAGATTTGATTGATGAGGGGGCAGCGGAGTTGAAAATGCAAATAGAATCTGAACCTAGTGCCTTGCGAAATATAAAAAGAGTGTTGCAACGCTTAGAGGTAGAAAAAGAAGCTTTAAACATGGAAAATAAGAAAAGTAATCTTGAGCGCTTAGAAGAGATACAAAAAGAAATTGCAGACAATATAGAAAAGAAAAATGCCTTGCAAATGCAATTTGATAATGAAAAAGCTGTTTTTAAAGAAATTGCACAAATTAAAAATGATATTGATTCTTTAAAAAGAGAATCTGAACTTGCAAAACGCAATGGAGATTACAATAAAGCAGCAGAGATCGATTATTCTAAGATTCCGCAAAAAATCCAAAGAGAAGAAGAATTAAAAGAACGATGGGAGGTGATGCAAAAAAATGGGACACTTTTGCAAAATGCAGTCACTGAAGAAAGTATTGCTGAGATTGTATCGCGATGGACACAGATTCCTGTAAATAAGATGCTTCAAGAGGAAAAAGAAAAAATTTTACATATTGAAGATGAGTTGAGAAAAAGTGTGGTAGGTCAAGATGAAGCATTAAAAGCTATTGCTCGGGCAATTAAGCGTAATAAAGCAGGATTAAGTGAAAATAATCGCCCGATAGGGAGTTTTATGTTTTTGGGTCCAACAGGCGTTGGAAAAACACAAAGTGCTAAAACACTTGCACAATTTTTATTTGATTCTCAAAAAAATCTCATTAGGATTGATATGAGTGAATATATGGAAAAACATGCTGCATCTAGGCTTGTGGGGGCACCTCCTGGATATGTGGGCTATGAGGAGGGAGGACAACTCACTGAAGCTGTGAGAAGAAAACCTTATAGTGTGGTGCTTTTTGATGAGATTGAAAAAGCACATCCTGATGTGTTTAATATTTTGTTGCAGGTACTTGATGATGGAAGATTGACGGATAACAAAGGTGTGGTAGTTGATTTTAGAAATACAATTATCATTTTGACAAGCAATATTGGTAGTGATAAGATTTTAGAGATAGCAGATAAACAAGAGAGACAAAAGGCAGTGGAAGCTATTTTGAAGCAATATTTTAAGCCAGAATTTTTAAATCGTTTAGATGATATTGTGATTTTCAATTCTCTGAATTTAGAGGGAATTGTTGAAATTGTAGATATTATGTTTGAAAGTATTAAGCAAAAAGTGAGTGAAAGGGGAATTGAAATTAGTCTTACAAAAGAAGCAAAAGAGTTGATTGCACAAGCTGGTTTTGACCCTATTTATGGTGCAAGACCACTTAAGAGAGCTTTGTATGAAAAAATTGAAGATTGTTTGGCAGAGTTGATTTTAGATGATAAAATTTGTGAGGGTAGTAAGGTAGTATTTGATGGTAAAGATGGTATAATCATGCCTTCAATCCAATAA
- a CDS encoding SH3 domain-containing protein: MKNFLKQFLFLFVLFFLYVYAEDDTTLEKQEFLNLPLSPSKIIYIKNITPTKELNKTIYIGQTIKVTYNLLLFSNAKLISTDFDTTINTKSIKPLNAESEWEIQDDENNEGFQSYQKTYIYKILNKNATIPQIKAIAVSFDKKYQDVAISPKINLDIYNLKNNPKYSGIIADNLKILRTKTKAYDEKSNIMVLELEGQNANLEDFIFPDTKIIKQGIQNIEDNKAIYFCILPKTISSLSFDFFSLPNNQFQTLTIPILVSYDNVAAQDDIKPKNIFLLYSTLFLIAGILILLIVYIFLWRNKWLLLPIFLLSIYLAWHLFYRNDIILQPNQTIKILPTQNSTTLFVVEKPIEAEIIGSHQNFYKIITKDGRIGWIKKR, from the coding sequence ATGAAAAATTTCTTAAAGCAATTTTTATTTCTTTTTGTATTATTCTTTTTGTATGTATATGCGGAGGATGATACAACACTTGAAAAACAAGAGTTTTTAAACCTTCCATTATCGCCATCAAAAATTATCTATATTAAAAATATTACCCCCACAAAAGAACTAAATAAAACTATCTATATTGGACAGACCATAAAAGTCACCTATAATCTTTTATTGTTTTCAAATGCCAAATTAATAAGTACAGATTTTGACACAACTATCAATACTAAATCCATTAAACCTCTCAATGCAGAAAGTGAATGGGAAATTCAAGATGATGAAAACAATGAAGGTTTTCAAAGCTACCAAAAAACCTATATATATAAAATTCTAAATAAAAATGCCACAATCCCACAAATCAAAGCCATTGCAGTATCTTTTGATAAAAAATATCAAGATGTAGCCATTTCTCCTAAAATTAACCTAGATATCTACAACCTTAAAAACAACCCAAAATATTCTGGAATCATTGCTGATAACCTTAAAATTTTACGGACAAAAACAAAAGCATATGATGAAAAGAGCAATATTATGGTATTAGAGCTTGAAGGACAAAATGCAAATTTAGAAGACTTTATCTTCCCTGATACAAAAATCATCAAACAGGGTATTCAAAACATTGAAGACAATAAAGCAATTTATTTTTGTATTCTTCCAAAAACAATCTCTTCATTATCTTTTGATTTTTTCTCCCTGCCTAACAATCAATTTCAAACACTTACAATCCCGATTTTAGTTTCTTATGATAATGTTGCTGCACAAGATGACATCAAACCAAAAAATATTTTTCTACTCTACTCTACACTTTTTTTAATTGCAGGCATTTTAATTTTATTAATAGTTTATATTTTTCTATGGCGCAACAAATGGTTATTACTACCCATTTTTTTACTAAGCATCTATCTTGCATGGCATCTTTTTTATCGCAATGATATTATCTTACAACCCAATCAAACTATCAAAATACTTCCCACTCAAAATTCTACAACACTTTTTGTTGTAGAAAAACCCATTGAAGCAGAGATCATTGGATCGCATCAAAATTTTTATAAAATAATCACAAAAGATGGTCGTATAGGCTGGATTAAAAAGAGGTAA
- the purC gene encoding phosphoribosylaminoimidazolesuccinocarboxamide synthase: MKKQEMIYEGKGKKIFSTENERLIIAEFKDDLTAFNAEKKGSQSGKGAINCQISSLIFKLLQSHGIPTHYEETLDTTHILCQKVEIIPIEVVVRNVATGSLSKRLGIQEGTILPFSLVEFYYKDDSLGDPIINDEHCKILNITQKQEELEFLKSQARKVNEILKDFFIQKNLKLIDFKLEFGKTKDGNIVLADEISPDSCRFWDKDTNQKLDKDVFRQDLGDLKVAYEEVLNRLTKGL, encoded by the coding sequence ATGAAAAAACAAGAAATGATTTATGAAGGCAAAGGGAAAAAAATTTTTTCTACAGAAAATGAGAGATTAATCATTGCTGAATTTAAAGATGATCTCACTGCATTTAATGCCGAAAAAAAGGGGAGTCAGAGCGGGAAAGGTGCAATTAATTGTCAAATTTCAAGCCTTATTTTTAAATTACTCCAATCTCATGGAATCCCCACACATTACGAAGAAACCTTAGATACAACACATATTTTATGCCAAAAAGTAGAAATTATTCCTATTGAAGTAGTTGTACGTAATGTAGCTACTGGATCTTTAAGTAAAAGATTAGGAATACAAGAAGGAACAATACTTCCTTTTAGTCTCGTTGAGTTTTATTATAAAGATGATTCTCTTGGCGATCCTATTATTAATGATGAACATTGTAAGATTTTAAATATCACACAAAAACAAGAGGAATTAGAATTCCTTAAATCTCAAGCAAGAAAAGTAAATGAAATTCTAAAAGATTTTTTTATACAAAAAAATTTAAAGCTTATTGACTTTAAACTAGAATTTGGAAAAACTAAAGATGGTAATATTGTTCTTGCAGATGAAATTAGCCCTGATAGTTGTAGATTCTGGGATAAAGATACAAATCAAAAACTTGATAAAGATGTCTTTAGACAAGATTTAGGAGATCTTAAGGTCGCTTATGAAGAAGTTTTAAATCGCTTAACCAAAGGACTATAA
- the purS gene encoding phosphoribosylformylglycinamidine synthase subunit PurS, with protein sequence MKAHIFIQLKDGVLNPEAKAIENALKTLGFSSFDSLEVSKKITINLTHNDKNKALEDAKKMSEELLANLVIEDFNIQIEE encoded by the coding sequence ATGAAAGCTCATATTTTTATCCAACTCAAAGATGGAGTATTAAATCCCGAAGCAAAAGCCATTGAAAATGCACTAAAAACTCTAGGATTTAGCTCTTTTGATTCCCTAGAAGTGAGTAAAAAAATTACTATAAATTTGACACATAATGATAAAAATAAAGCACTAGAAGATGCTAAAAAAATGTCTGAAGAACTTTTAGCAAATCTTGTAATCGAAGATTTTAATATTCAAATAGAAGAGTAA
- a CDS encoding glycosyltransferase: MLQNIILLNDFDITQRPRPFRMLEMLKNHYNLFAIARECKEITGIKTFAYPPLKNSKDRSKKEQDELIKKLKNKDFIPLIYTKNRMKILDFFKEIPTASLIIVEDITLLPFAIDYKKNCPKTKILIDLREFYPLEYENNPQWMESFGEFFSFICKNYLPYVDFAITISEGIAKKYQQDFYLDCKIFYSLPPYHNLSPTQINNKIQIIYHGFLSPDRNSDFLLEIASQLKEDFHINILGLSNQKDYLQSLKDKAPKNVSFIPPVPMQELINFTNIFDIGILTLSPNTFNNANAMPNKFFEYIQARLALISTPLPSLAPLIKKYNIGMCAKDFQAKSLAETLNTLTKKQIMCYKNSAHNAAQTLNTTQNQKLILKWIKELIQSS; encoded by the coding sequence ATGCTACAAAATATAATTTTATTAAATGACTTTGATATCACACAAAGACCACGCCCTTTTCGTATGTTAGAAATGCTTAAAAATCATTACAATCTTTTTGCTATCGCTAGGGAATGTAAAGAAATTACTGGAATTAAAACCTTTGCCTACCCTCCTTTAAAAAACTCAAAAGATCGATCAAAAAAAGAACAAGATGAACTAATAAAAAAACTAAAAAATAAAGATTTTATACCTCTAATTTACACAAAAAATCGCATGAAAATCCTAGATTTTTTCAAAGAGATTCCTACTGCAAGCTTGATTATAGTCGAAGATATTACTCTACTCCCTTTTGCAATTGATTATAAAAAAAACTGCCCAAAAACAAAGATTTTAATTGATTTGCGAGAATTTTATCCTTTAGAATATGAAAACAATCCTCAATGGATGGAAAGCTTTGGAGAGTTTTTTAGCTTTATCTGCAAAAATTATTTACCCTATGTAGATTTTGCCATCACCATAAGCGAAGGTATTGCAAAAAAATATCAACAAGATTTTTATCTTGATTGTAAAATTTTCTACTCTCTACCCCCCTATCACAATCTATCTCCTACACAAATTAATAATAAAATTCAAATTATTTATCATGGATTCCTTAGCCCTGATCGCAATTCTGATTTTTTACTTGAAATTGCATCACAACTCAAAGAAGATTTTCACATTAACATCCTAGGACTAAGCAATCAAAAAGATTATTTGCAAAGCCTAAAAGATAAGGCACCAAAAAATGTTAGTTTTATTCCTCCAGTCCCCATGCAAGAGCTCATCAACTTTACTAATATTTTTGATATTGGTATCCTCACACTCTCGCCAAATACCTTTAATAACGCCAATGCAATGCCTAATAAATTTTTTGAATACATTCAAGCAAGATTAGCACTCATCTCCACACCTCTGCCATCTCTAGCCCCTCTAATAAAAAAATATAATATTGGCATGTGTGCAAAAGATTTTCAGGCAAAAAGTCTTGCAGAAACACTAAACACTCTCACAAAAAAACAAATTATGTGCTACAAAAATTCTGCACATAACGCCGCACAAACTCTAAATACCACGCAAAATCAAAAATTAATTTTAAAATGGATTAAGGAGTTAATCCAATCCTCTTAA
- a CDS encoding S41 family peptidase — MNKFFLSGFFGTSFLSLALLMQNVQATEQIAEKKSMQKDRIEAYNKLTKIINTVEKAYFDDLKIDEIIDKAISGLLTNLDAHSAYLTEKKFKELQMQTEGEFGGLGITVGIKDGALTVIAPIDDTPAQKAGLESGDIILKINNESTLNMSIDDAVNLMRGKPKTSINLTIYRKNAPKPIEFKITRDIIQVKSVHSRKIENENFLYVRVNSFDKNVTDSVKEALKKAGKIDGMVLDLRNNPGGLLNQAVGLSELFIKEGVIVSQKGRIKNENIEYKANGKAPYANLPIVVLINGGTASASEIVSGALQDYKRALIIGENSFGKGSVQVVLPVDNNSAIKLTTAKYYLPSGRTIQAIGITPDIIVHAGSVPQNENSFEIKEADLKNHLQNELIKLEKKDTKTQKKEDKKEDKKEIITLENINSDIQLKTAIDLLKTWNIIKPQAQNTTIKSK, encoded by the coding sequence ATGAATAAATTTTTCTTATCAGGATTTTTTGGAACTAGTTTTTTGTCTCTTGCGCTACTCATGCAAAATGTTCAAGCAACAGAACAAATCGCAGAAAAAAAATCTATGCAAAAAGATCGTATCGAAGCTTATAATAAACTTACAAAAATAATCAACACTGTTGAGAAAGCCTATTTTGATGATCTAAAAATTGATGAGATTATTGATAAGGCAATATCAGGGTTACTTACAAATTTAGATGCGCATTCTGCTTATTTAACAGAAAAAAAATTTAAAGAATTACAAATGCAGACAGAAGGAGAGTTTGGTGGTCTTGGAATCACCGTAGGAATCAAAGATGGTGCTCTTACAGTAATTGCTCCAATAGATGATACCCCCGCACAAAAAGCAGGATTAGAAAGTGGAGATATTATCTTAAAAATCAATAATGAAAGCACTCTAAATATGAGTATTGATGATGCGGTAAATCTCATGCGTGGAAAACCAAAAACCTCTATCAATCTTACAATTTATAGAAAAAATGCTCCAAAACCTATAGAATTTAAAATCACACGCGACATCATACAGGTCAAATCTGTTCATTCTCGCAAAATTGAAAATGAAAATTTTCTATATGTGCGTGTAAATTCTTTTGACAAAAATGTCACAGATTCTGTAAAAGAAGCATTAAAAAAAGCTGGAAAAATTGATGGAATGGTTCTAGATCTTCGCAATAATCCTGGAGGCCTACTCAATCAAGCAGTAGGACTATCAGAACTCTTTATCAAAGAAGGTGTGATCGTCTCTCAAAAAGGTAGAATCAAAAATGAAAATATCGAATACAAAGCTAATGGAAAAGCACCTTATGCAAATTTACCAATCGTTGTACTTATTAATGGGGGGACTGCTAGTGCTAGTGAAATTGTCTCAGGGGCATTGCAAGATTACAAACGCGCTTTAATTATAGGAGAAAACTCTTTTGGTAAAGGTAGCGTGCAAGTTGTATTACCTGTAGATAATAATTCTGCAATCAAACTTACTACTGCAAAATATTATCTACCAAGCGGCCGCACTATACAAGCTATAGGAATCACTCCTGATATTATTGTACATGCAGGAAGTGTGCCGCAAAATGAAAATAGCTTTGAAATCAAAGAAGCGGATTTAAAAAATCATTTACAAAATGAATTAATCAAACTTGAAAAGAAAGATACAAAAACCCAAAAAAAAGAAGATAAAAAAGAAGATAAAAAAGAAATCATTACTCTTGAAAATATCAATAGTGATATCCAGCTAAAAACCGCAATTGACTTACTAAAAACTTGGAATATCATCAAACCTCAAGCACAAAACACTACAATCAAATCAAAATAA